A genome region from Penicillium psychrofluorescens genome assembly, chromosome: 3 includes the following:
- a CDS encoding uncharacterized protein (ID:PFLUO_004881-T1.cds;~source:funannotate) has protein sequence MALTPAVKIGNIEVLMRQLKKPEVGKDGYDGSESFVKNLPAGHRRTASSKQFEVDTVWEKDIEIPLRDGTILKGDVFRPDQSDRVPAIIPWSPYGKTGRGVQLTNMPGRMGIPRNSLSGYEKFEAPDPAEWTARGYAIVNIDSRGSWDSEGYLCWAGTQEGRDGYDAIEYVAKLPWCNGKVATAGNSWLGRSQWYIAAQRPPSLKCIAPLEGSGDLYREIHVRGGIACTPFLEWMMGNLRGRGMSEDPVAMLKKYPLINQYWRDKRADISRIQIPAYILASYSTFLHLPGSLRGFEEIPHDDKWSVSGPDQDTHNAKTLRVHESQEWHDLYQKSTNDELQLFFDRYLKDANNKWETTPRVRVSILGFNQPNIKNRPFTSWPIRETRYQMLHLASDNQLMNTPSPEAGIATYQSDVDSQQLDNDPGELCFKFRIPERVCLVGSLKASLRVSCDELDDMDIFLQVRKANTQGDLLVSYNVPVQEMDREGVSKDQTPMTNPFVYLGPHGQIRASHRSVDRKLSKSHYLLHEHISEERIEPGEVVQVETSVWPGGIVFEKDEYLVLKISGHPMYLAEFPTLRGEFKARNKGLHKIHFGPVVRVSPSEVSICETEAAKTIHKVGSSYPKAPFYRDLVPLGVNVFASTDQKAHAERRRLLASPISDSSLMHFDSAIVRKVRMAVSGMSDEMETRGCTDIFKWWLFMATDVIGELTFGDSFRMLESGEKNQYARDLEQISGFQPFRTTFPLLVKLSKYVPLPVFKTIAASGRRMGMYAQESIGRYQKLVSEDPDKPRQTLFSKLFADQTLTPAEITYEAQGYIVAGSDTTAVSLTYLVYALCKHDKIRQQLVEEVGNLSEAFSDHDLRALPYLNNVINEALRLYSAAPSALPRIAPPSGASLAGAFVPGGTVVSTQAYSLHRMANVFPNPEKFDPDRWVEPTKAMKDTFMPFGGGSRTKKELRLATAHFFRRFSDVRVSTKEGMSDDEMTPATFFLMAPQGHRCLIAAT, from the exons ATGGCGCTTACTCCTGCTGTGAAAATTGGCAATATCGAAGTGCTTATGCGCCAACTGAAAAAGCCCGAAGTAGGAAAAGACGGTTACGATGGATCAGAATCATTTGTGAAGAACTTGCCAGCGGGACATCGCAGAACAGCTTCCTCGAAGCAGTTTGAGGTTGATACTGTATGGGAGAAAGACATCGAGATCCCACTTCGGGATGGTACCATCCTCAAAGGGGATGTCTTCCGACCAGATCAGTCTGATCGCGTGCCCGCAATTATCCCATGGAGCCCTTACGGAAAGACTGGGAGAG GTGTTCAGTTGACCAACATGCCTGGACGGATGGGTATTCCCCGCAATTCCCTCTCAGGTTACGAGAAGTTTGAAGCGCCAGATCCTGCCGAGTGGACGGCTCGCGGATATGCAATTGTCAACATTGACTCCAGAGGGTCATGGGATTCGGAAGGTTACTTGTG CTGGGCAGGAACCCAAGAGGGCCGTGATGGGTACGACGCCATAGAGTATGTGGCAAAGCTGCCTTGGTGCAACGGAAAGGTAGCAACGGCTGGAAACTCCTGGCTCGGACGTTCGCAGTGGTATATTGCCGCGCAACGCCCTCCTTCGCTGAAATGCATCGCTCCCCTCGAAGGCTCAGGAGATCTGTATAGAGAAATCCACGTCCGTGGCGGCATTGCCTGTACCCCATTTCTTgagtggatgatgggaaATCTCCGGG GACGAGGCATGTCGGAGGACCCTGTCGCCATGCTGAAAAAATATCCTCTGATTAACCAGTACTGGAGGGATAAGCGTGCTGACATATCACGTATTCAAATCCCAGCTTATATTCTCGCCAGTTATTCCACATTTCTGCATTTGCCAGGAAGCTTGAGGGGCTTTGAGGAGATCCCGCACGATGACAAGTGGTCAGTCTCTGGTCCTGACCAGGACACTCACAACGCCAAAAC GCTCCGGGTCCATGAGAGCCAGGAGTGGCATGATCTGTACCAGAAGAGTACAAATGATGAGCTGCAGCTATTCTTTGATCGATACTTGAAGGACGCGAACAACAAGTGGGAGACAACTCCTCGAGTGCGTGTATCCATCCTCGGATTTAACCAACCCAATATCAAGAACCGCCCTTTTACCTCTTGGCCGATTCGTGAGACAAGATACCAGATGCTTCACCTAGCATCTGATAATCAACTCATGAACACACCGTCTCCCGAGGCCGGAATCGCCACTTATCAATCTGATGTGGATTCTCAGCAGCTGGACAATGATCCTGGGGAGCTGTGCTTCAAGTTCCGGATCCCCGAAAGAGTTTGTCTCGTCGGCAGCCTCAAAGCGTCGCTGAGGGTGTCATgcgacgagctggacgacATGGACATTTTTCTGCAGGTCCGAAAAGCAAACACCCAGGGCGATCTTCTTGTGAGCTACAATGTACCCGTCCAAGAAATGGACCGAGAAGGAGTTTCCAAGGATCAAACCCCCATGACGAATCCGTTCGTGTATCTTGGGCCTCATGGGCAAATTCGAGCCAGCCATCGCTCTGTTGATCGGAAACTGTCCAAATCCCATTACCTACTTCATGAGCACATTTCTGAGGAACGTATAGAGCCTGGAGAGGTGGTTCAAGTCGAAACAAGTGTGTGGCCGGGAGGTATCGTCTTTGAGAAGGATGAGTACCTCGTGTTGAAAATCAGTGGCCATCCCATGTACCTTGCCGAGTTTCCGACGTTGCGTGGGGAGTTTAAAGCACGGAATAAGGGTTTACACAAGATTCATTTCG GCCCTGTTGTGCGGGTTTCGCCCTCGGAAGTAAGCATCTGCGAGACTGAAGCAGCTAAAACCATTCACAAAGTTGGATCTTCCTATCCTAAAGCACCCTTCTATCGTGATTTGGTACCTCTCGGGGTGAATGTTTTCGCAAGTACCGACCAAAAGGCCCACGCTGAAAGGCGCCGGTTGCTAGCCTCTCCTATATCAGATTCGTCTCTAATGCATTTTGACTCGGCCATTGTCCGAAAAGTTCGAATGGCAGTCAGCGGAATGTCCGACGAGATGGAAACTCGAGGCTGCACGGATATCTTCAAGTGGTGGCTCTTCATGGCCACGGACGTAATTGGTGAACTAACGTTCGGGGATTCATTTCGCATGCTGGAGAGTGGAGAG AAAAACCAATACGCTCGCGACCTAGAGCAGATCTCTGGCTTTCAGCCTTTCCGAACCACCTTTCCACTTCTTGTGAAACTATCAAAATACGTCCCACTTCCCGTGTTCAAGACTATTGCGGCTTCTGGACGACGGATGGGAATGTACGCGCAAGAGTCCATTGGTCGTTACCAGAAGCTCGTGTCGGAGGACCCCGACAAGCCCAGGCAGACACTGTTTTCAAAGCTGTTTGCTGACCAGACACTGACCCCGGCTGAGATCACTTACGAAGCGCAGGGATACATCGTCGCAGGCAGTGACACGACGGCTGTGTCCCTGACTTATCTCGTCTACGCGCTTTGCAAGCACGATAAGATACGACAGCAGCTCGTCGAAGAGGTCGGCAACCTATCCGAAGCCTTTTCCGACCACGATCTTCGAGCTCTTCCTTACCTCAACAATGTCATCAACGAGGCGCTGCGTCTCTACTCTGCAGCACCATCGGCACTGCCAAGAATAGCACCGCCGAGTGGTGCTTCACTGGCGGGTGCCTTTGTTCCTGGAGGAACGGTTGTGTCGACTCAGGCATACAGCCTTCATCGCATGGCAAACGTCTTTCCTAATCCAGAAAA ATTTGATCCGGATCGCTGGGTGGAGCCCACCAAGGCGATGAAAGACACATTTATGCCCTTTGGTGGCGGATCGCGCA CAAAGAAGGAGTTGCGGCTCGCTACGGCGCACTTTTTTCGCAGGTTTTCGGACGTCAGAGTCTCAACCAAGGAGGGCATGTCGGACGATGAGATGACGCCGGCTACGTTCTTTCTGATGGCTCCTCAAGGTCACAGATGCCTGATCGCCGCCACTTAA
- a CDS encoding uncharacterized protein (ID:PFLUO_004882-T1.cds;~source:funannotate), translating into MRVQIAGISVDENTQLTKPPTFEKKVEIIGGSLASGQYGTYETISSWAFLFGAGLGNVEFGITAYPGICLVDQQCYGGYSRGMTWYWHRAPDPGSRSHSMYNREDFEKWDVEAEQPADLVIMQLGGNDHRHPNEIPGPDFYHAYVELIEDIHRTWPHAIILIMSQWGPWKKEGTQYVPRTVYEQETKRVHDHFKDKGFVYYFPTEGILQHNDLNPKDHPTDVGHVKLASHLLQWTKLILRWNLEPTGEVQHGTLYWNDQQEY; encoded by the exons ATGAGAG TTCAAATTGCTGGGATTTCGGTTGACGAAAACACCCAACTCACAAAACCTCCCACCTTTGAGAAAAAAGTGGAAATTATAGGAGGATC TTTGGCGTCGGGCCAATATGGTACCTACGAGACCATCTCCTCATGGGCCTTCCTGTTTGGAGCCGGCCTAGGAAATGTTGAATTCGGGATTACC GCCTATCCTGGAATATGCCTGGTCGATCAACAATGTTACGGAGGTTATTCTCGTGGCATG ACATGGTACTGGCATCGAGCGCCCGATCCAGGTTCCCGTTCCCACTCTATGTACAACCGCGAGGATTTCGAGAAGTGGGACGTTGAAGCCGAACAGCCAGCGGACCTTGTCATCATGCAATTGGGAGGAAATGACCACCGACACCCGAACGAGATTCCCGGTCCCGACTTTTACCACGCGTACGTGGAGCTGATCGAAGATATACACAGAACTTGGCCTCATGCAATTATTCTTATCATG TCGCAATGGGGTccatggaagaaagaaggcaCTCAGTATGTGCCACGCACCGTCTACGAGCAGGAAACCAAACGCGTGCATGACCATTTCAAGGATAAGGGATTTGTCTATTACTTTCCCACAGAGGGCATCCTGCAGCACAACGATCTCAACCCCAAGGACCATCCGACGGATGTGGGCCATGTCAAGTTGGCGAGCCATTTGCTTCAGTGGACGAAGCTCATCTTACGGTGGAACCTCGAGCCAACAGGAGAGGTGCAGCATGGCACGCTGTACTGGAATGATCAGCAAGAATATTAG
- a CDS encoding uncharacterized protein (ID:PFLUO_004879-T1.cds;~source:funannotate), translating to MSFVVLITSATATRLLATAVIIGLIYVLYIAILGPLHDIPGPWHTKFTIFGLKYKTLTGKRCFWVHELHLKYGPVVRISPNEVDVSDYDAFREIHRIGNGFLKSNWYTLFTPGIEDNIFAMTDTHKHAAPRRLLARPFSKSSLLEHFQPLVKDRAQLAVSKIKEDALTGNCDMFKWWTLMTTDVIAEVAFGERTSLLEAGTKTQYIDDLDKMIQASGIRAEGPVIYYLLRLAGSRLMAESDAIISRVRTYGLTAARRAKKAGLHPHNAINGMIQASDAKDSHLTDSTLGSQASALIIAGSGTTAVTLTYAVWAILSRPSMRSRLEAELGHLDDDYDDLALEKLPYLNAVVDETLRLYGAAPGALPRIVPSKGLRVQDFFIQPQTTVTTQAYSMHRDPQYFRDPET from the exons ATGTCATTCGTTGTTTTGatcacctccgccaccgcTACTCGACTCCTTGCCACGGCTGTCATCATCGGTCTTATTTAC GTTCTGTACATCGCCATTCTTGGTCCACTGCATGATATTCCTGGGCCATGGCACACAAAATTCACCATATTTGGGCTCAAATACAAGACTCTCACTGGGAAACGCTGTTTCTGGGTCCATGAGCTTCACCTGAAGTACGGCCCTGTTGTTCGAATCTCGCCAAACGAGGTTGACGTGTCCGACTATGACGCATTCCGGGAAATCCACCGCATCGGCAATGGCTTTCTCAAGTCAAACTGGTACACGCTGTTTACTCCCGGAATCGAGGACAATATATTCGCCATGACAGACACTCACAAGCATGCCGCCCCCAGACGGCTGCTTGCGAGGCCATTTAGCAAGTCTTCGCTTCTCGAGCACTTCCAGCCCCTGGTTAAAGATCGAGCACAGTTGGCTGTATCCAAAATCAAAGAAGACGCCTTGACAGGGAACTGCGATATGTTCAAGTGGTGGACGCTCATGACCACGGATGTCATAGCAGAAGTCGCTTTTGGAGAGAGAACTAGCCTTCTGGAGGCTGGCACG AAAACCCAGTACATCGATGATCTTGATAAAATGATACAGGCTTCAGGCATTCGGGCCGAAGGCCCTGTGATATATTATCTCCTGCGTCTGGCTGGGTCGAGACTGATGGCGGAGTCCGACGCCATCATATCACGCGTTCGGACCTATGGTCTCACAGCAGCAAGGAGGGCTAAAAAAGCAGGGTTGCATCCGCACAATGCCATCAATGGCATGATCCAAGCCAGTGACGCCAAAGACAGCCACCTCACCGACTCAACTCTCGGGTCTCAAGCCTCAGCTCTCATCATAGCCGGCTCGGGCACGACCGCGGTAACTCTTACGTATGCGGTGTGGGCTATCctctccagaccctcaaTGCGAAGCAGGCTGGAGGCAGAATTGGGCCATCTTGATGACGATTACGATGATCTGGCGCTCGAGAAATTGCCATACCTCAACGCTGTCGTCGACGAAACGCTGAGATTGTACGGAGCAGCTCCCGGAGCACTCCCACGGATAGTTCCTTCGAAAGGACTTAGGGTTCAAGACTTTTTTATTCAGCCTCAGACTACAGTCACAACCCAGGCCTACAGCATGCACAGAGACCCCCAGTATTTTCGGGACCCAGAGACGTAA
- a CDS encoding uncharacterized protein (ID:PFLUO_004880-T1.cds;~source:funannotate) produces MSATKQPSTLPHGLPVIKRYVTDHDGHGKAIFTKRIADDLMFKDLQDLPFEGANGAYAKSSLGYATNEFPTTLEKGADIGVYEDSLINRPGVYNPNGTILRYLDIPPSSLSPTHRTKSLDYGILIEGAVLAKLDSGEERLLHRGDVVIQRGTNHSWKNASSTEWARMIFILMDSKENPLSN; encoded by the coding sequence ATGTCGGCGACAAAACAACCAAGTACTTTGCCCCATGGCCTTCCGGTCATCAAACGTTACGTCACGGATCACGATGGGCATGGTAAAGCCATCTTCACTAAGCGTATCGCGGATGATCTTATGTTCAAAGACCTGCAAGATCTTCCATTTGAAGGGGCCAACGGCGCGTACGCTAAGTCGTCCCTTGGCTACGCAACAAACGAGTTCCCAACCACGCTAGAGAAGGGTGCCGATATTGGTGTCTACGAAGATTCCTTGATCAATCGGCCAGGCGTCTATAATCCCAACGGAACAATTCTTCGATATCTTGATATTCCGCCGAGCTCTCTGTCGCCTACCCATAGGACCAAAAGTCTCGACTATGGCATTTTGATCGAGGGAGCAGTTCTTGCTAAGCTTGACtctggagaggagaggcTTTTACACCGAGGAGACGTTGTCATTCAGCGAGGGACGAATCATAGCTGGAAAAATGCGAGTAGTACGGAGTGGGCGCGGATGATTTTTATTCTGATGGACTCCAAAGAGAATCCTTTGAGCAATTAG
- a CDS encoding uncharacterized protein (ID:PFLUO_004878-T1.cds;~source:funannotate): MPCSVSEMMAKLHTAADAIQCLGQGMKTASRLHKTLERLQKVCTTLSQYSPFLSLRDTIQSQIPLTFTASAGSVALSQVVGENASNINYIRSADGSIQQPRRRQWFGGDDMGNADTDTAPQSNLLPEGQYASNQQHWTNSDLEFLADLGELDDGLTAMLGI, translated from the coding sequence ATGCCATGCTCCGTGAGCGAGATGATGGCAAAGTTGCACACAGCCGCCGACGCTATCCAGTGTCTTGGTCAAGGGATGAAAACTGCAAGCAGGCTTCACAAGACCCTGGAAAGACTCCAAAAAGTCTGCACTACCCTAAGTCAGTACAGTCCGTTTTTGTCGCTGCGCGACACCATCCAGTCACAGATCCCCCTAACTTTTACAGCCTCTGCAGGTTCTGTGGCCCTATCCCAAGTAGTCGGCGAGAATGCTAGTAACATCAACTATATTCGCTCAGCTGATGGCTCGATTCAGCAGCCCCGTAGGCGACAGTGGTTCGGCGGAGACGACATGGGAAACGCCGATACAGATACGGCTCCACAGTCAAATCTACTCCCTGAGGGCCAGTATGCTTCGAATCAGCAGCATTGGACAAACTCTGATCTTGAATTTTTGGCGGATCTTGGGGAACTGGATGATGGCTTGACCGCCATGTTAGGTATTTGA
- a CDS encoding uncharacterized protein (ID:PFLUO_004876-T1.cds;~source:funannotate): MNKRFKDQPQTSKRWKSLSSAPMHRWARIDSTWSGVRKMYVELSRHVLRSHNAFWLGLVVACSVYLGVAFSELIRTLYDTTSEPQAVVRPRSISTLFGKDGMVRQLYSMITEKPRLRNCESEISLRSDRKTTTPVETSLSPGSDIAINRDWLIGLYKEILWNIGDEVL, translated from the coding sequence ATGAACAAACGATTCAAAGATCAACCTCAAACTTCCAAGCGGTGGAAATCGCTCTCGTCTGCACCCATGCACCGCTGGGCCAGGATTGATTCAACCTGGTCTGGCGTCAGGAAAATGTATGTGGAATTGTCCAGACATGTCCTGCGGTCCCACAATGCGTTCTGGCTTGGTCTTGTTGTTGCTTGCTCCGTGTATCTCGGTGTTGCTTTCTCGGAGCTAATCCGCACCCTGTACGATACCACTTCGGAACCTCAAGCGGTGGTGCGTCCACGATCTATCAGCACCTTATTCGGGAAAGATGGCATGGTTCGACAGCTGTACTCAATGATTACTGAAAAACCACGACTCAGAAATTGTGAAAGCGAAATTTCTCTTCGCTCAGACCGAAAGACAACAACCCCTGTGGAGACATCTCTTTCACCAGGCTCAGACATCGCCATTAACCGGGACTGGTTGATTGGACTATACAAGGAAATCCTGTGGAACATTGGAGATGAAGTACTTTGA
- a CDS encoding uncharacterized protein (ID:PFLUO_004877-T1.cds;~source:funannotate), with product MLVYILLCATMFVKFRWRLLIYVAMFLYFHQDASKDIETFQMQGVYGMFLSDLSYEKTFQQFVADHKWCRLIVAAILAFSGLFICSYPGEHPEWMGWSDIMFRAAQYIFPPEVNIGKRYTAAGIDLIIFAIYISPSTKEFLSSSLLLWFGKQSFAVYLVHGTLLRTVLCWMLYGITGQPWDGNIVDEHGKPIYGEDGEPLHPHWIPLRKPWVVALCMPLWIGLVYICASLWTTYVDPFCARLTQKLEKLMFEEIDEPPPSLPLTNIPMTTT from the exons ATGTTGGTTTATATACTACTGTGCGCGACCATGTTCGTCAAGTTCCGCTGGCGTCTGTTGATCTACGTGGCAATGTTTCTATATTTCCACCAAGATGCATCCAAGGATATTG AGACGTTCCAGATGCAGGGCGTCTATGGCATGTTTCTCAGCGACCTGTCATACGAGAAAACCTTCCAACAGTTTGTTGCAGATCACAAATGGTGCCGTCTAATTGTAGCCGCAATCCTAGCCTTCTCTGGTCTGTTCATCTGCAGCTATCCAGGCGAACACCCGGAGTGGATGGGCTGGTCAGATATCATGTTCAGAGCGGCACAGTATATATTCCCACCAGAGGTCAACATCGGCAAGCGGTATACAGCGGCGGGCATTGACCTGATCATTTTTGCCATCTATATTTCCCCCTCGACAAAGGAATTCCTTTCGAGCAGTCTCCTCCTCTGGTTTGGAAAACAGAGTTTCGCCGTTTACCTGGTCCACGGAACCCTTCTGCGCACGGTACTGTGCTGGATGTTGTATGGAATCACTGGCCAGCCCTGGGACGGAAATATTGTTGACGAGCATGGGAAGCCAATCTAcggcgaggatggcgagCCTTTACACCCGCACTGGATTCCACTTCGGAAGCCGTGGGTTGTAGCACTCTGTATGCCACTATGGATTGGGCTGGTGTATATATGTGCGTCTCTGTGGACAACATATGTGGACCCGTTCTGTGCAAGGTTGACACAGAAGTTGGAGAAGTTAATGTttgaggagattgacgaGCCACCTCCATCATTGCCTTTGACCAACATCCCGATGACCACTACCTAG
- a CDS encoding uncharacterized protein (ID:PFLUO_004875-T1.cds;~source:funannotate) — translation MQSFSLSFQRICFFLLAGVTRTQAALPWSSSAPSATLNKKDDQVAFDPLGVAAVLYNPRADKSAARLYTQYDRGLFTWPHMTMIGGTLPPMQMLMESLTATLSGIHPAIKMCAKDTTMISVRSDISGNVFRQLPVNLSNVWLGDAISFPTSSFPGNDFAVVYVDAMHEDIRKRKDQIRKSLGTMWWWAYNLLLDLIGLVNGAMLMAGMVCGLLLADIWAFTLFFLYGFHWMSSVFISLTSMVKIHKPKIREDSTIRYAVYEREEGGTVVFKGPQDKLEEWARSTWEYDQKWSKDCLHLLFVLSGTLSGIASVACMVNMRSFMQLAFLGVLAYSSVAEVVATRIARSLQKIAHGPINVVKVVGNESRSQAIIRLTLKIDPSCRLTGLNWIQLGLLPDMPVFQRMQTLLFQISEIQKAEQAEAEKKTESKDAQIQILERVLGNVPMDDEQEFPSSSWRNSAFEKMFAEFENNAVGFPRRLARRIVREMKEALDMPLLPSDLDD, via the coding sequence ATGCAATCATTCAGCTTGTCCTTTCAGAGAATatgcttctttctcctcgCTGGGGTCACTCGGACCCAGGCGGCCCTTCCCTGGTCGTCCTCCGCCCCGAGTGCGACCCTGAACAAGAAAGATGACCAGGTCGCCTTTGATCCTCTTGGTGTTGCGGCAGTGCTCTACAACCCCCGAGCCGATAAGAGTGCTGCTCGGTTATACACTCAGTATGACCGGGGCCTGTTTACCTGGCCCCATATGACAATGATCGGGGGCACGTTGCCTCCGATGCAGATGCTAATGGAGAGCCTCACCGCGACGCTGAGCGGGATCCATCCTGCGATAAAAATGTGTGCCAAAGACACGACTATGATTTCCGTCCGGTCAGATATCTCGGGCAATGTGTTTCGCCAACTGCCTGTGAATCTGAGTAATGTCTGGCTCGGTGACGCGATCTCGTTTCCTACTTCGAGTTTTCCCGGTAATGATTTCGCCGTGGTCTACGTGGATGCCATGCACGAAGATATtagaaagaggaaagaccAAATTCGAAAATCCCTCGGCACCATGTGGTGGTGGGCCTATAatctgctgctggatctgATCGGTCTGGTGAACGGTGCCATGCTCATGGCCGGCATGGTGTGCGGCCTCCTGCTCGCGGACATTTGGGCCTTCACgctgttcttcttgtatGGATTCCACTGGATGTCATCGGTGTTTATCTCTCTCACCAGCATGGTCAAGATCCACAAGCCAAAGATCAGAGAGGACTCTACCATCCGATATGCCGTCTACGAACGGGAAGAGGGTGGGACCGTCGTCTTCAAGGGACCACAGGACAAACTGGAGGAATGGGCACGGTCAACCTGGGAGTATGACCAAAAGTGGTCTAAAGACTGCCTCCATTTGCTTTTCGTTTTGTCGGGGACATTGTCTGGCATCGCATCTGTGGCGTGTATGGTGAACATGCGCAGCTTCATGCAGCTGGCATTCTTGGGAGTTTTGGCCTACTCGTCAGTTGCTGAAGTGGTGGCCACCAGAATTGCGAGGAGTCTCCAAAAGATTGCCCACGGCCCAATAAACGTAGTCAAAGTCGTGGGGAACGAGTCTCGGAGTCAAGCAATCATCAGATTGACCCTCAAAATCGACCCCAGCTGTCGGCTGACGGGACTAAATTGGATCCAACTCGGTCTACTCCCCGACATGCCAGTATTTCAGCGAATGCAGACCCTTCTATTTCAAATCAGTGAGATACAGAAAGCTGAGCAGGCTGAAgctgagaagaagacggagtcGAAAGATGCACAAATCCAGATCTTGGAGAGGGTTTTGGGCAATGTGCCCATGGACGACGAACAAGAATTTCCATCAAGCAGCTGGAGGAACTCGGCCTTCGAAAAAATGTTCGCCGAGTTCGAAAACAACGCGGTTGGTTTCCCACGACGCTTGGCAAGACGTATAGTCagggagatgaaggaggccTTGGACATGCCACTATTGCCTTCGGATTTGGATGATTAG